The Euphorbia lathyris chromosome 3, ddEupLath1.1, whole genome shotgun sequence genome contains a region encoding:
- the LOC136222076 gene encoding large ribosomal subunit protein uL1y-like, with protein MSKLQSDALREAITSIMNASKEKKRNFTETIELQIGLKNYDPQKDKRFSGSVKLPHIPRPNMKICMLGDAQHVEEAESIGLQWMDVEALKKLNKNKKLVKKLAKQYHAFLASESVIKQIPRLLGPGLNKAGKFPTLVTHQESLESKRNEIKATIKFQLKKVLCMGVAVGNCGMEEKQVFQNVQMSVNFLVSLLKKNWQNVKCLNLKTSMGSPQRVF; from the exons ATGAG TAAGCTTCAGAGTGATGCCTTAAGAGAAGCAATTACCAGTATCATGAATGCTTCTAAAGAGAAGAAGCGGAATTTCACAGAGACAATAGAGCTACAAATTGGGCTGAAGAACTACGATCCTCAAAAGGACAAGCGTTTCAGTGGCTCTGTGAAATTGCCGCACATCCCTCGCCCTAATATGAAGATTTGCATGCTCGGAGATGCACAGCATGTTGAGGAG GCTGAATCAATTGGTCTCCAATGGATGGATGTTGAGGCACTTAAGAAGCTCAACAAGAACAAGAAACTAGTTAAGAAACTTGCTAAGCAGTACCATGCCTTTTTGGCTTCAGAATCTGTTATCAAGCAGATTCCACGTCTTCTCGGCCCTGGTCTCAACAAGGCAG GCAAGTTCCCTACTCTTGTGACCCACCAAGAGTCCTTGGAGTCAAAACGAAATGAAATAAAAGCCACTATTAAGTTTCAACTGAAGAAGGTGCTTTGTATGGGAGTTGCTGTGGGAAACTGTGGCATGGAAGAGAAGCAGGTTTTCCAAAACGTTCAAATGAGCGTCAACTTCCTCGTCTCCTTGCTTAAGAAGAACTGGCAGAAT GTGAAGTGCCTAAACCTCAAGACTTCAATGGGATCACCACAACGCGTCTTTTGA